The following are encoded together in the Streptomyces sp. NBC_01465 genome:
- a CDS encoding MogA/MoaB family molybdenum cofactor biosynthesis protein: MRALVVTASNRASAGVYPDRGGPLIAEALTSLGFEVEGPQIVPDGDPVEAALRAGVAAAYDVILTTGGTGISPTDATPEATAKVLDYEIPGIPQAIRAEGLAKVPTAALSRGLAGVAGRTLIVNLPGSTGGVRDGLAVLERLLVHAVDQIHGGDHR, encoded by the coding sequence ATGAGGGCCCTGGTCGTCACCGCCTCCAACCGCGCCTCGGCCGGCGTCTACCCGGACCGCGGCGGCCCCCTGATCGCGGAGGCCCTCACCTCGCTCGGCTTCGAGGTCGAAGGCCCCCAGATCGTCCCCGACGGCGACCCGGTCGAAGCCGCCCTGCGCGCGGGCGTGGCAGCCGCGTACGACGTGATCCTGACGACGGGCGGCACGGGCATCTCGCCCACCGACGCGACCCCCGAGGCCACGGCGAAGGTCCTCGACTACGAGATCCCGGGCATCCCCCAGGCGATCCGCGCCGAAGGCCTCGCCAAGGTCCCGACCGCCGCGCTCTCCCGGGGCCTGGCGGGCGTGGCCGGACGCACCCTGATCGTGAACCTGCCGGGCTCGACCGGCGGCGTACGCGACGGACTGGCCGTCCTGGAACGGCTGTTGGTGCACGCCGTCGACCAGATCCACGGCGGCGACCACCGATGA
- a CDS encoding GNAT family N-acetyltransferase — protein MRPVWPVELADGDVVLRPIKVRDQKPWREVNRRNRDWLRPWEATIPPPGPGGPLAQRPTYRQMVRHLRAEANAGRMLPFVIEYQGRLVGQLTVAGITWGSMCSGHVGYWVDQEVAGRGVMPTAVALAVDHCFRTVGMHRMEVCIRPENGPSRRVVEKLGFREEGLRPRYLHIDGAWRDHLVFALTAEEVPEGLLNRWRRAHPGTPHKSN, from the coding sequence ATGAGACCGGTCTGGCCCGTGGAGCTCGCGGACGGAGACGTCGTCCTCCGCCCGATAAAGGTGCGCGACCAGAAGCCCTGGCGCGAGGTCAACCGCCGCAACCGCGACTGGCTGCGCCCCTGGGAGGCCACCATCCCGCCGCCCGGCCCCGGCGGCCCCCTCGCGCAGAGACCCACGTACCGCCAGATGGTCCGCCATCTGCGCGCGGAGGCGAACGCGGGCCGGATGCTGCCCTTCGTCATCGAGTACCAGGGCCGTCTGGTGGGCCAGTTGACGGTCGCGGGCATCACCTGGGGCTCGATGTGCTCGGGTCACGTGGGCTACTGGGTCGACCAGGAGGTGGCCGGACGCGGTGTCATGCCGACGGCGGTCGCCCTCGCCGTGGACCACTGCTTCCGTACGGTCGGGATGCACCGCATGGAAGTCTGCATTCGCCCCGAGAACGGTCCGAGCCGTCGCGTCGTGGAGAAACTCGGTTTTCGCGAAGAGGGATTGCGACCCCGCTATCTGCACATCGACGGCGCCTGGCGCGACCATCTCGTCTTCGCCCTCACGGCTGAAGAGGTGCCCGAGGGCCTGCTGAACCGCTGGCGCAGAGCTCACCCGGGAACTCCCCACAAATCAAATTAA
- the sepX gene encoding divisome protein SepX/GlpR, with protein sequence MSSSGLIYAVIVGAWAAYLVPMWLRRQDELNEARPTERFSTAIRLLSGRAGMERRYAKELQDRTAGEAEPDEAAPDAATDPESSVDVRSFAAPPAEKQKQRQRKEPRPAPHQTSGSAAERARRTKALARRRRTTVLLFAAFSLGAIVAAVGGLRFLWAPGIPAALLSTYIVHLRTQERRRFAFTMDRRRAEAAAQRLRESRRPQPRAEEPQPEPAPSVSPQEAGRRALVEQTDHAEWVDQQRERGRAPQGDSWEPVPVPLPTYVTAPVAPRAPGNAELAAPDTWSASRSSSSDPDPAPRQRTARRARERGRTPLFDQYEDGERPRAANE encoded by the coding sequence GTGAGCAGCAGCGGCCTCATCTACGCAGTCATTGTCGGGGCCTGGGCCGCCTACTTGGTGCCGATGTGGCTCCGCAGGCAGGACGAGCTGAACGAGGCCCGTCCGACGGAACGCTTCTCCACCGCCATCCGGCTGCTGTCCGGGCGTGCGGGGATGGAGCGCCGGTACGCCAAGGAGCTGCAGGACCGCACTGCCGGTGAGGCCGAACCCGACGAAGCAGCACCGGACGCCGCGACGGACCCCGAGAGTTCCGTCGACGTCCGGTCCTTTGCCGCGCCTCCGGCCGAGAAGCAGAAGCAGCGGCAGCGCAAGGAGCCCCGCCCCGCCCCGCACCAGACCTCCGGATCGGCCGCCGAGCGCGCCCGCCGCACCAAGGCGCTCGCCCGCCGCCGCCGCACCACGGTCCTGCTCTTCGCGGCCTTCTCGCTGGGCGCGATCGTCGCCGCGGTCGGCGGCCTGCGCTTCCTGTGGGCGCCGGGCATCCCCGCCGCCCTGCTCAGTACGTACATCGTGCATCTGCGCACCCAGGAGCGGCGCCGCTTCGCCTTCACCATGGACCGCCGCAGGGCCGAGGCCGCCGCCCAGCGCCTGCGCGAGAGCCGCCGCCCGCAGCCCCGCGCCGAGGAGCCCCAGCCCGAACCGGCCCCCAGCGTCTCGCCGCAGGAGGCCGGCCGCCGGGCCCTGGTCGAGCAGACCGACCACGCGGAGTGGGTCGACCAGCAGCGCGAACGCGGCCGCGCGCCGCAGGGCGACAGCTGGGAGCCGGTCCCGGTCCCACTGCCGACGTACGTCACGGCCCCGGTCGCCCCCCGCGCCCCCGGCAACGCCGAACTCGCGGCCCCCGACACCTGGAGCGCGTCCCGTTCCTCCAGCTCGGACCCCGACCCGGCCCCCCGCCAGCGCACCGCGCGCCGCGCCCGCGAGCGCGGCCGCACCCCGCTCTTCGACCAGTACGAGGACGGCGAGCGCCCGCGCGCCGCCAACGAGTGA
- a CDS encoding GNAT family N-acetyltransferase encodes MNIRPVRYDHPDAVKLNDQVQLEYIERYGDGGDQTDLNATMFDPPQGLYLLAYDTEDRPVATGGWRAHEKNEENYADGDAELKRMYVIPEARGLGIARRILAALEESAREAGRTRMVLETGDQQPEAIALYLSSGYELCTEKFGYYRDYPSSRCFAKPLNP; translated from the coding sequence ATGAATATCCGACCGGTCCGTTACGACCACCCCGACGCCGTAAAACTGAACGACCAGGTCCAGCTCGAATACATAGAACGCTACGGCGACGGCGGAGACCAGACCGATCTCAATGCCACGATGTTCGACCCGCCACAGGGCCTCTATCTCCTCGCCTACGACACCGAAGACCGCCCCGTGGCCACCGGCGGCTGGCGCGCGCACGAGAAGAACGAGGAGAACTACGCGGACGGCGACGCCGAACTGAAGCGCATGTACGTGATCCCCGAGGCCCGAGGCCTGGGCATCGCCCGCCGCATCCTCGCCGCCCTGGAGGAGAGCGCCCGCGAAGCCGGCCGCACCCGCATGGTCCTGGAAACGGGAGACCAGCAGCCCGAGGCGATCGCCCTCTACCTGTCGAGCGGCTACGAACTCTGCACGGAGAAGTTCGGCTACTACCGCGACTACCCGAGCAGCCGCTGCTTCGCGAAGCCGCTGAACCCGTGA
- a CDS encoding exodeoxyribonuclease III encodes MLTVTTVNVNGIRAAAKKGFVEWLGETAADVICLQEVRAEPEQIPEHVREPEGWHTVHAPAAAKGRAGVSLYTRREPTRVQVGFGSAEFDGSGRYVEIDLPGVTVASLYLPSGEVGTERQDEKIRFMGEFLVYLAGLRERAAAGGREVVVCGDWNIAHQEADLKNWRGNRKSSGFLPEEREWLTQVFGETGYVDVVRGLHPDVEGPYSWWSYRGRAFDNDTGWRIDYQVATAGLAKVAVKAWVERAATHGERWSDHAPVTVAYEL; translated from the coding sequence ATGCTGACTGTGACCACTGTGAACGTCAATGGGATCCGCGCCGCCGCGAAAAAGGGATTCGTGGAGTGGCTGGGGGAGACCGCCGCCGATGTGATCTGCCTGCAGGAGGTGCGGGCCGAGCCGGAGCAGATTCCGGAGCACGTGCGCGAGCCCGAGGGGTGGCACACCGTGCATGCGCCGGCCGCCGCCAAGGGGCGGGCCGGGGTCTCGCTCTATACGCGCCGGGAGCCGACGCGGGTGCAGGTCGGGTTCGGCAGCGCGGAGTTCGACGGGAGCGGGCGGTACGTCGAGATCGATCTGCCGGGGGTGACCGTCGCGAGCCTGTATCTGCCCTCGGGGGAGGTCGGGACCGAGCGGCAGGACGAGAAGATCCGGTTCATGGGGGAGTTTCTCGTGTATCTGGCCGGGCTCAGGGAGCGGGCCGCCGCCGGGGGGCGGGAAGTCGTGGTGTGCGGGGACTGGAACATCGCGCACCAGGAAGCCGACTTGAAGAACTGGCGGGGGAACCGGAAGAGCTCCGGGTTCCTGCCCGAGGAGCGGGAGTGGCTCACCCAGGTCTTCGGGGAGACCGGGTACGTGGACGTGGTGCGGGGACTCCACCCGGATGTCGAGGGGCCCTACTCGTGGTGGTCCTACCGGGGGCGCGCCTTCGACAACGACACAGGTTGGCGGATCGACTATCAGGTCGCTACGGCTGGGCTGGCGAAGGTGGCCGTGAAGGCCTGGGTCGAGCGGGCCGCGACTCATGGCGAGCGGTGGAGTGATCATGCTCCGGTGACTGTTGCGTACGAGCTGTAG
- a CDS encoding MerR family transcriptional regulator, giving the protein MPEKREYRMEELAKEAGITVRTLRFYRERKLIPPPRREGRIAWYDDEHLSRLRTIAALLERGHTLNGIADLAEAFESGRDVGQVLGIDQQPTDEEPVRLTPEDLADYFGGEATGENLAAALDLGYLATDGGEIVHVSRRLLDVSAALVREGVPLAAVLSSARRVREHADALADLFLVMMRTHLEGAGGETMDRFRPLAKSVVEAELSMALDRRLRETPKP; this is encoded by the coding sequence ATGCCCGAGAAGCGCGAGTACCGCATGGAAGAACTGGCCAAGGAGGCCGGCATCACCGTGCGCACCCTCCGTTTCTACCGCGAGCGCAAGCTCATCCCGCCGCCCCGCCGCGAGGGCCGTATCGCCTGGTACGACGACGAGCACCTGTCCAGGCTGCGCACCATCGCCGCCCTCCTGGAGCGCGGCCACACCCTCAACGGCATCGCGGACCTCGCCGAGGCCTTCGAGTCGGGCCGGGACGTCGGCCAGGTCCTGGGGATCGACCAGCAGCCCACCGACGAGGAACCGGTCCGCCTCACCCCCGAGGACCTGGCGGACTACTTCGGTGGCGAGGCCACCGGCGAGAACCTCGCCGCCGCCCTGGACCTCGGCTATCTCGCCACGGACGGCGGCGAGATCGTCCACGTCAGCCGCCGCCTCCTGGACGTCTCGGCGGCCCTGGTCCGCGAGGGCGTCCCCCTCGCCGCGGTCCTCTCCTCGGCCCGCAGGGTCCGCGAGCACGCGGACGCCCTGGCCGACCTCTTCCTCGTCATGATGCGCACGCACCTGGAAGGCGCCGGGGGAGAAACGATGGACCGCTTCCGCCCCCTGGCGAAGAGCGTGGTGGAAGCGGAGCTCTCGATGGCCCTGGACCGCCGCCTGCGCGAGACCCCGAAGCCCTGA
- a CDS encoding flavin-containing monooxygenase has product MAQQERDEGEHVRVAVVGSGFGGLGAAVRLRREGITDFVVLERAESVGGTWRDNSYPGCACDVPSHLYSFSFAPNPEWPRTFSGQPHIRAYLESVADTFGLRPHIRLKHEVLSMRWDSDELWWVIETSQGTLRADVVVSATGPLSDPKIPEIPGIEGFEGKVFHSAQWDHDYDLTGKRVAMVGTGASAIQIVPAIQPQVAKMTLFQRTAPWVMPRMDRKISGAERWLHEKVPATGAARRGFLWGIRELQVGAFTKHPDRLGLIERIGRSNIARSIKDPALRAKLTPSYRIGCKRILLSSTYYPAIAKPNVDVVASGLKEIRGNVVVAADGSEAEVDVIIFGTGFHVTDMPIADRVTGADGITLAEAWKDGMEALRGATAAGFPNWMTVIGPNTGLGNSSMILMIESQLNYLADYMRQLNVLGGRAALAVRPSAVGAWNRRVQDRMKRTVWNTGGCTSWYLDANGRNTTIWPGTTGEFRTATREVNLAEYEVVRASVREKEDA; this is encoded by the coding sequence ATGGCCCAGCAGGAGCGCGACGAGGGTGAGCACGTACGGGTGGCTGTGGTCGGGTCCGGGTTCGGCGGGCTCGGCGCCGCCGTGCGGCTGCGCCGCGAGGGGATCACCGACTTCGTCGTCCTGGAGCGGGCCGAGTCGGTCGGCGGGACGTGGCGGGACAACAGCTATCCGGGGTGCGCGTGCGATGTGCCCTCCCATCTCTACTCGTTCTCGTTCGCCCCCAATCCGGAGTGGCCGCGCACCTTCTCGGGGCAGCCGCACATCAGGGCGTACCTGGAGAGCGTCGCCGACACCTTCGGGCTGCGGCCGCACATCCGGCTGAAGCACGAAGTGCTGTCGATGCGGTGGGATTCCGATGAGCTGTGGTGGGTGATCGAGACCTCGCAGGGGACTCTCCGCGCCGATGTCGTCGTGTCCGCCACCGGGCCGCTCTCCGATCCCAAGATTCCCGAGATTCCGGGGATCGAGGGATTCGAGGGGAAGGTCTTCCACTCCGCCCAGTGGGACCACGACTACGACCTGACCGGCAAGCGCGTCGCCATGGTCGGCACGGGCGCATCGGCCATCCAGATCGTGCCCGCCATCCAGCCGCAGGTCGCGAAGATGACGCTCTTCCAGCGCACCGCGCCCTGGGTCATGCCCCGCATGGACCGCAAGATCAGCGGGGCCGAGCGGTGGCTGCACGAGAAGGTGCCGGCGACCGGTGCGGCGCGGCGCGGATTCCTTTGGGGGATAAGGGAGTTGCAGGTCGGGGCCTTCACCAAGCACCCCGACCGGCTGGGGCTCATCGAGCGGATCGGGCGGAGCAATATCGCGCGCTCCATCAAGGATCCGGCGCTGCGGGCCAAGCTCACGCCCTCGTACCGCATCGGGTGCAAGCGCATCCTGCTGTCGAGTACGTACTATCCGGCGATCGCCAAGCCCAATGTCGATGTCGTCGCCTCCGGGCTGAAGGAGATCCGCGGCAATGTCGTGGTCGCCGCCGACGGCAGCGAGGCCGAGGTCGACGTCATCATCTTCGGCACCGGATTCCATGTGACCGACATGCCCATCGCGGACCGGGTCACGGGCGCCGACGGCATCACGCTCGCCGAGGCCTGGAAGGACGGGATGGAGGCGCTGCGCGGTGCGACCGCTGCCGGGTTCCCCAACTGGATGACGGTTATTGGCCCCAATACCGGGCTCGGGAACTCCTCGATGATCCTGATGATCGAGTCCCAGCTCAACTATCTCGCCGACTACATGCGGCAGTTGAACGTCCTCGGCGGGCGCGCCGCGCTCGCCGTGCGGCCCTCGGCCGTCGGCGCGTGGAACCGGCGCGTGCAGGACCGGATGAAGCGGACCGTGTGGAACACCGGGGGCTGCACCAGCTGGTACCTCGATGCGAACGGTCGGAACACCACCATCTGGCCCGGTACGACAGGGGAGTTCAGGACTGCCACACGTGAGGTGAACCTCGCGGAGTACGAGGTCGTGCGCGCCTCCGTGCGCGAGAAGGAGGACGCGTGA
- a CDS encoding alpha/beta fold hydrolase, with translation MKTQEVISADGSRIHVEVYGDDGAPAVVLAHGWTCSTEFWNAQIRDLGGSHRVIVYDQRGHGSSPAAGPGGYSTDALADDLEAVLKATLAPGERAVLGGHSMGGMTMMAASRRPGFREHAAAVLLCSTGSSQLVEESLVLPMRAGRLRTRLTRAVLGARAPLGPVTPLSKRILRYGTMGPASAPAKVAECARIVHACPRASRVAWSKVLAELELDTGVRELTVPTAVIAGTADRLTPIVHARRIAEALPQSLGLVELVGMGHMTPVEAPEVVSSRLRELVDAYVRVDIEEEAV, from the coding sequence GTGAAAACGCAGGAGGTCATATCCGCCGACGGGTCGCGGATCCATGTCGAGGTGTACGGGGACGACGGTGCGCCCGCGGTGGTGCTGGCGCACGGCTGGACCTGCTCGACCGAATTCTGGAACGCGCAGATACGGGACCTGGGCGGCAGTCATCGGGTGATCGTCTACGACCAGCGCGGGCACGGGAGTTCGCCTGCCGCCGGGCCCGGCGGGTACTCGACGGATGCGCTGGCCGACGATCTGGAGGCCGTGCTCAAGGCCACGCTCGCGCCCGGTGAGCGTGCCGTGCTCGGCGGGCACTCCATGGGCGGGATGACCATGATGGCGGCCTCGCGCAGGCCCGGGTTCCGGGAGCACGCGGCGGCGGTGCTGCTGTGCAGCACGGGCTCATCGCAGCTCGTCGAGGAGTCGCTTGTCCTGCCGATGCGGGCCGGGCGGCTGCGGACGCGGCTGACGCGGGCCGTGCTCGGGGCGCGGGCCCCGCTCGGGCCCGTGACGCCGCTGTCGAAGCGGATCCTGCGGTACGGGACCATGGGGCCCGCCTCCGCCCCGGCGAAGGTCGCGGAGTGCGCGCGGATCGTGCACGCCTGTCCGCGGGCGTCCCGGGTGGCCTGGTCGAAGGTGCTGGCCGAGCTCGAACTCGACACAGGTGTACGGGAGTTGACCGTACCGACCGCGGTGATCGCGGGAACGGCCGACCGGCTGACGCCGATCGTGCACGCGCGGCGGATCGCGGAAGCGCTGCCGCAGTCGCTGGGGCTCGTCGAGCTGGTCGGGATGGGGCACATGACGCCCGTCGAGGCTCCCGAAGTGGTGAGCTCGCGGCTGCGTGAGCTGGTGGATGCGTATGTACGGGTGGACATCGAGGAGGAGGCCGTATGA
- a CDS encoding SDR family oxidoreductase, which translates to MSRHSLEGQVAVVTGAARGVGELLARKLSARGAMVALVGLEPEELKAVSGRLHTESDWWHADVTDHEAMARVAQEVKERFGKVDIVVANAGVASGGPFVDSDPVAWRRVIEVNLIGGAVTGRAFLPVLMESRGYFLQIASLAAITPAPMMTAYCASKSGVEAFAHSLRAEVGYKGVRVGVGYLSWTDTDMVRGADQDDVMRELRERLPWPSNRTYPLGPAVDRIVAGIERRSSHVYAQWWLRGMQSVRGYLPSLIGAVGQREMRRFEPRLGGVGKGLVGAGGAADEKARGAGVVGADTER; encoded by the coding sequence ATGAGCAGGCACAGTCTTGAGGGACAGGTCGCGGTCGTCACGGGCGCGGCCCGGGGCGTCGGCGAGCTGCTGGCGCGCAAGCTCTCCGCGCGCGGCGCGATGGTGGCGCTGGTCGGCCTGGAGCCCGAGGAGCTGAAGGCGGTCTCGGGGCGGCTGCACACCGAGAGCGACTGGTGGCACGCCGATGTGACCGACCACGAGGCGATGGCACGGGTCGCGCAGGAGGTGAAGGAACGATTCGGGAAGGTCGACATCGTCGTCGCCAACGCGGGGGTCGCGTCGGGCGGGCCGTTCGTGGACTCGGACCCGGTGGCGTGGCGGCGGGTCATAGAGGTCAACCTGATAGGCGGCGCGGTGACGGGGCGGGCCTTCCTGCCCGTACTGATGGAGAGCCGCGGCTACTTCCTGCAGATCGCTTCGCTGGCCGCGATCACGCCGGCGCCGATGATGACCGCGTACTGCGCGTCCAAGTCCGGTGTCGAGGCGTTCGCGCACTCGCTGCGCGCCGAGGTCGGGTACAAGGGGGTGCGGGTCGGCGTCGGGTACTTGTCGTGGACCGATACGGACATGGTGCGCGGGGCCGATCAGGACGATGTGATGCGGGAGTTGAGGGAGCGGCTGCCGTGGCCGTCGAACCGTACGTATCCGCTGGGGCCGGCTGTGGACCGGATCGTGGCCGGTATTGAGCGGCGGTCCTCGCATGTGTACGCGCAGTGGTGGCTGCGGGGCATGCAGTCCGTACGCGGATACCTGCCGTCGCTGATCGGGGCGGTCGGGCAGCGCGAGATGCGGCGCTTCGAACCGCGGCTCGGCGGGGTCGGCAAAGGGCTCGTCGGCGCAGGTGGGGCCGCTGATGAGAAGGCCCGTGGGGCCGGTGTCGTAGGGGCGGACACGGAGCGTTAA
- a CDS encoding ketopantoate reductase family protein encodes MKILVVGAGATGGYFGARLAQAGQDVTFLVRPRRAAALRERGLRITGPAQPQDEVITPQLLTADELSHPYDLILLSVKSTALKQALDDITPAVGPDTAIVPFLNGMAHLDELNSRFGTGPVLGGVAKVVTTVDANGDIVRLAPLAAITLGEQNSPTDSPRTQAIHTALTEAGITTTLSPAIVSAMWHKWVFISTLSAVTILMRGSLAAINAVPGGADLGPAILAEAAAVAAAAGYPVPEPELAATTGMVTQTGTLTVPSTSMFRDVESGQPTEVEHIFADLTARARTYGVPTPLLDLVTIQLRVHETQFKH; translated from the coding sequence ATGAAGATCTTGGTAGTCGGAGCCGGAGCAACAGGCGGCTACTTCGGCGCCCGCCTCGCGCAGGCCGGCCAGGACGTGACGTTCCTGGTCCGCCCCCGCAGGGCCGCCGCCCTCCGCGAGCGCGGCTTGCGGATCACCGGCCCCGCCCAGCCGCAGGACGAGGTGATCACGCCCCAACTCCTCACCGCGGACGAGCTCTCACACCCGTACGACCTGATACTCCTCTCCGTGAAGTCGACGGCGCTCAAGCAGGCCCTCGACGACATCACCCCGGCCGTCGGCCCGGACACGGCGATCGTCCCGTTCCTCAACGGCATGGCCCACCTCGACGAGCTCAACTCCCGCTTCGGCACGGGCCCGGTGCTCGGCGGCGTGGCGAAGGTCGTCACCACGGTCGACGCCAACGGGGACATCGTGCGCCTGGCCCCGCTCGCGGCAATCACACTCGGCGAACAGAACAGCCCAACAGACTCCCCCCGCACACAAGCGATCCACACCGCCCTCACCGAAGCGGGGATCACCACAACGCTCTCCCCCGCGATCGTCTCCGCGATGTGGCACAAGTGGGTCTTCATCTCCACGCTCAGCGCCGTGACGATCCTGATGCGCGGCTCCCTGGCCGCGATCAACGCGGTCCCCGGCGGCGCGGACCTCGGCCCCGCGATCCTGGCCGAAGCCGCAGCGGTCGCAGCCGCAGCCGGCTACCCCGTACCCGAGCCCGAACTGGCCGCCACCACAGGCATGGTGACGCAGACCGGAACTCTCACGGTCCCCTCGACCTCGATGTTCCGCGACGTCGAATCCGGACAGCCGACCGAGGTGGAGCACATCTTCGCCGACCTCACGGCCCGCGCCCGCACCTACGGTGTCCCCACCCCGCTCCTGGACCTCGTGACGATCCAACTCCGCGTGCACGAAACCCAGTTCAAGCACTGA
- a CDS encoding winged helix-turn-helix transcriptional regulator, producing the protein MALPRDYTTLTCALSRSLEIIGERWTLLIVRDAFYGVRRFGDFASHLNIPRAVLTDRLTALVEADVLERTTPPGTRREVYGLTSKGLSLWPAVRALSAWGDEHYAPPAGPRRIFRHAQDDAPLTPDGHCTHCKEPVPVRDILITPGPGLSANPTNPTTDEDPVSRALRTPHRLLTPLPPPKGQHP; encoded by the coding sequence GTGGCCCTCCCCCGCGACTACACCACCCTCACCTGCGCCCTCTCCCGCTCCCTGGAGATCATCGGCGAACGCTGGACCCTCCTCATCGTGCGCGACGCCTTCTACGGAGTCCGCCGCTTCGGCGACTTCGCCTCGCACCTCAACATCCCCCGCGCCGTCCTCACCGACCGCCTCACCGCCCTGGTCGAGGCAGACGTCCTGGAGCGCACGACCCCGCCCGGCACCCGCCGCGAGGTGTACGGACTGACCTCCAAGGGACTCTCCCTCTGGCCCGCGGTCCGTGCCCTCAGCGCATGGGGCGACGAGCACTACGCCCCGCCCGCCGGCCCGCGCCGGATCTTCCGGCACGCCCAGGACGACGCCCCGCTCACCCCCGACGGCCACTGCACGCACTGCAAAGAGCCCGTCCCCGTACGGGACATCCTCATCACCCCCGGCCCCGGCCTCTCCGCGAACCCCACGAACCCCACCACCGACGAAGACCCCGTCTCCCGCGCCCTCCGAACCCCCCACCGCCTGCTCACCCCCCTCCCTCCCCCGAAAGGCCAACACCCATGA